In Hyphomicrobiales bacterium, one DNA window encodes the following:
- a CDS encoding ATP-binding cassette domain-containing protein, with translation MIEVENVRKSFGRLEVLKGIDLTVEKGEVVCLIGASGSGKSTLLLCINALEPIDGGRILVDGIDVHARTTDQDRLRRKLGIVFQQYNAFPHLTARQNVALAPRKVLKVARREADELAERHLVKVGLADKLDHYPSQLSGGQQQRLAIARALAMQPDYLLLDEVTSALDPELVGEVLDTLRLLASEGMTMIAVTHEIPFAREVADRVAFFHEGVIHEIGPARELITNPRQPRTREFLGKIL, from the coding sequence ATGATCGAGGTCGAAAACGTCCGCAAATCCTTCGGCCGGCTGGAGGTTCTCAAGGGGATCGACCTCACGGTCGAGAAGGGCGAGGTGGTCTGTCTGATCGGGGCCAGCGGCTCGGGCAAGTCGACACTGCTGCTCTGTATCAACGCTCTCGAGCCGATCGATGGCGGGCGCATCCTCGTCGACGGCATCGACGTCCATGCCCGCACCACCGACCAGGACAGGCTGCGCCGCAAGCTCGGCATCGTCTTCCAGCAGTACAACGCCTTCCCGCACCTGACGGCCCGCCAGAACGTCGCCCTCGCGCCCCGCAAGGTCCTAAAGGTGGCGCGCCGGGAGGCGGACGAGCTTGCCGAGAGGCATCTCGTCAAGGTCGGTCTCGCCGACAAGCTCGACCATTATCCCTCCCAGCTCTCCGGCGGTCAGCAGCAGCGCCTCGCGATCGCCCGCGCGCTCGCCATGCAGCCCGACTACCTGCTCCTCGATGAAGTGACCTCGGCGCTCGATCCCGAGCTCGTCGGGGAAGTGCTCGATACGCTTCGGCTCCTCGCGAGCGAGGGCATGACGATGATCGCCGTTACCCACGAGATCCCGTTCGCGCGAGAGGTGGCCGATCGCGTCGCCTTCTTCCACGAGGGTGTGATCCACGAGATCGGGCC
- a CDS encoding ABC transporter permease subunit (The N-terminal region of this protein, as described by TIGR01726, is a three transmembrane segment that identifies a subfamily of ABC transporter permease subunits, which specificities that include histidine, arginine, glutamine, glutamate, L-cystine (sic), the opines (in Agrobacterium) octopine and nopaline, etc.), which produces MIYTFTTNDFWLMAQGAGITFVLTIVSGAIGTLIGFFVGWARTARSRIVFYLLGAYIDVIRSVPLIIQFVLFNSFMAIAGYPMNPFFSGIITLSIYISGYVAEVVKAGIESVPAVTRKAARGLGLTYLQDFLYIVVPIGMRTIFPAWTGLMLGLMKDTSLIAVLGATPPELLRASQIIINRIQEPLMILLGAGAFYFVMCYVITVAAGRYERSWQEKRKAA; this is translated from the coding sequence ATGATCTACACCTTCACCACGAACGATTTCTGGCTGATGGCGCAAGGTGCCGGCATCACCTTCGTCCTGACCATCGTCTCGGGCGCCATCGGAACGCTGATAGGATTCTTCGTAGGCTGGGCGAGAACGGCGCGCAGTCGCATCGTGTTTTACCTCCTCGGTGCCTATATCGACGTCATCCGCTCGGTTCCGCTCATCATCCAGTTCGTGCTCTTCAACAGTTTCATGGCGATCGCGGGCTATCCCATGAATCCGTTCTTCTCCGGCATCATCACGCTTTCCATATACATCTCCGGCTATGTCGCCGAGGTCGTGAAGGCAGGGATCGAATCGGTGCCGGCCGTTACCCGCAAGGCGGCGCGCGGCCTCGGGCTCACCTATCTCCAGGATTTTCTCTACATCGTCGTGCCGATCGGCATGCGCACGATATTTCCCGCCTGGACCGGGCTCATGCTCGGCCTCATGAAAGACACCTCCCTCATCGCGGTCCTCGGCGCGACGCCGCCCGAGCTGCTGCGCGCCTCTCAGATCATCATCAACCGCATTCAGGAGCCGCTGATGATCCTGCTCGGCGCCGGCGCGTTCTATTTCGTGATGTGCTACGTGATCACCGTTGCCGCCGGGCGCTATGAGCGCTCGTGGCAGGAAAAACGGAAGGCCGCCTGA
- a CDS encoding ABC transporter permease subunit (The N-terminal region of this protein, as described by TIGR01726, is a three transmembrane segment that identifies a subfamily of ABC transporter permease subunits, which specificities that include histidine, arginine, glutamine, glutamate, L-cystine (sic), the opines (in Agrobacterium) octopine and nopaline, etc.), which produces MFDYTFQWRIVWRHWPQLLDAALLTLQITVLSVVIGLAIAAVLALFRDSTNPFARAIAISWTALARNTPALLQIYMAYFGLGALGIHLSPYTSVLGAIAFNNAGYLAEILRGGFQSVPASQRLAARGLGMSGLQAYVYVTLPQVLRTVFLPIVNQIIWAMLGTSLGMIIGLQELTGMTTFLQSQTFRPFEFYFVAACIYLVIAKLTTGAAHLVARHYFRW; this is translated from the coding sequence ATGTTCGATTACACGTTCCAATGGCGGATCGTCTGGCGCCACTGGCCGCAACTGCTGGATGCCGCACTGCTGACGCTGCAGATCACAGTGCTCTCGGTCGTGATCGGTCTCGCCATCGCCGCCGTCCTCGCCCTCTTTCGCGACAGCACCAATCCGTTCGCGCGCGCCATCGCGATCTCCTGGACCGCGCTCGCCCGCAACACGCCGGCCCTTCTCCAGATCTACATGGCCTATTTCGGCCTCGGCGCCCTCGGCATCCACCTTTCGCCCTACACCTCGGTGCTCGGTGCGATCGCCTTCAACAACGCTGGCTACCTCGCCGAGATCCTGCGCGGAGGATTTCAATCCGTTCCGGCCTCGCAACGGCTGGCGGCCCGTGGCCTCGGCATGAGCGGCCTGCAAGCCTACGTATACGTGACGCTGCCGCAGGTCCTGCGCACGGTGTTCCTGCCCATCGTCAACCAGATCATCTGGGCGATGCTCGGCACCTCCCTGGGCATGATCATCGGTTTGCAGGAGCTGACCGGGATGACGACGTTCCTGCAATCCCAGACATTCCGTCCCTTCGAGTTCTACTTCGTCGCCGCCTGCATCTATCTGGTGATCGCCAAGCTGACCACGGGCGCGGCCCATCTCGTCGCCCGCCATTATTTCCGCTGGTGA
- a CDS encoding transporter substrate-binding domain-containing protein: MKTSAMLTAMAACAIGLGLMAGPAAADKLDDIIAAGKVRCGVMLDVPPVGMRDQNNNPIGFDVEFCMDVAKALGVEAEIVETPAPDRIPAILSGRVDIGVASATNSLERAKSVGFSIPYQIWDVGVAVAAGNADITTYEHLKGKRIGTVRGTTAEVAFLADLAKWGAGTSHVSYGSNAEQFLALSQGKVDAIVESTAIFGEYIKGQGAGKIKVCCSVTTAPADWTGLMVKRSDQGLLNWVNLFVWHQWKNGRTDELYQKWFGYPAPNMAYPGVHGY, encoded by the coding sequence ATGAAGACGAGCGCGATGCTCACTGCGATGGCCGCTTGTGCCATCGGCCTGGGTTTGATGGCCGGCCCGGCGGCCGCCGACAAGCTCGACGACATCATCGCGGCGGGTAAGGTCCGCTGCGGCGTGATGCTGGACGTGCCCCCGGTCGGCATGCGTGACCAGAACAACAACCCCATCGGCTTCGATGTCGAGTTCTGCATGGACGTGGCCAAGGCGCTGGGCGTGGAGGCTGAAATCGTCGAGACGCCGGCTCCCGATCGCATTCCCGCGATCCTCTCGGGCCGCGTCGACATCGGCGTCGCATCGGCCACGAACTCGCTCGAGCGGGCCAAGTCGGTCGGCTTTTCGATTCCCTATCAGATCTGGGACGTGGGCGTCGCGGTTGCCGCCGGCAACGCCGACATCACCACCTACGAGCACCTCAAGGGCAAGCGCATCGGCACCGTTCGCGGCACCACCGCCGAAGTCGCCTTCCTCGCCGACCTCGCCAAGTGGGGCGCCGGCACCTCGCACGTCTCCTACGGCTCCAACGCCGAGCAATTCCTCGCCCTCTCCCAGGGCAAGGTCGATGCCATCGTCGAGAGCACGGCCATTTTCGGCGAGTACATCAAGGGGCAGGGCGCCGGCAAGATCAAGGTCTGCTGCAGCGTCACCACCGCTCCCGCCGACTGGACCGGCCTCATGGTCAAGCGCAGCGACCAGGGTCTGCTCAACTGGGTCAACCTCTTCGTCTGGCACCAGTGGAAGAACGGGCGCACCGACGAACTCTATCAGAAGTGGTTCGGCTATCCGGCCCCGAACATGGCCTATCCCGGCGTGCACGGCTACTGA
- a CDS encoding helix-turn-helix domain-containing protein — protein sequence MALPYRRDYSCLGPSKPAPETRPLLRIGIAPTPDFTLFSLSNLVEFLRHAADESDFSRQLYCSWSLLSHDMESIRASCGFRISPTRLFGDPREFDYIVIHGGLLHSGAEIPPALYDFILTTLEAGVPLIGLCSGQFLFAELGLMDGRRCAVHFSHEETFKRLFPKVIPVISEPFVRDGPFTSCPGGLATLKLAMSLVNEHCGISRTNKVLHYFMAENGKQDMTDSIPTGGAILPNCGDHRVTRAIGLMHQKNFETVSVADVARQVGTTKRELTRLFNRYLRMPPGEYWRSIRLNSARWMVINTDRSIAQIAYECGFTDSSHMIRWFKQRFGMTPKRMRSIHSDIGIH from the coding sequence ATGGCGTTGCCCTATCGGCGGGACTATAGCTGCCTCGGTCCGTCCAAGCCTGCACCGGAAACGAGGCCCCTGCTCAGGATCGGGATCGCGCCGACGCCCGACTTCACGCTTTTCTCGCTTTCCAATCTCGTCGAGTTCCTGCGCCACGCGGCCGATGAGAGCGACTTCAGCCGCCAGCTCTATTGCTCCTGGTCGCTGCTGTCGCACGACATGGAGAGCATTCGCGCGAGCTGCGGGTTCCGGATTTCTCCGACGCGACTTTTCGGAGATCCGAGGGAGTTCGATTACATTGTCATCCACGGCGGATTGCTGCATTCCGGGGCCGAGATTCCGCCGGCACTCTACGATTTCATCCTGACCACGCTCGAAGCCGGCGTGCCGCTCATCGGCCTGTGCTCGGGCCAGTTCCTGTTTGCTGAGCTCGGCCTCATGGACGGCCGGCGCTGCGCCGTCCACTTCTCCCATGAGGAGACATTCAAAAGATTGTTTCCAAAGGTGATTCCCGTCATTAGCGAGCCGTTCGTGCGGGATGGTCCGTTCACGAGCTGCCCGGGCGGACTGGCGACCCTCAAGCTCGCGATGTCGCTCGTGAACGAGCATTGCGGGATTTCCCGCACCAATAAGGTCCTGCACTATTTCATGGCCGAAAACGGCAAGCAGGACATGACCGATTCCATCCCCACGGGCGGTGCCATTCTCCCCAATTGCGGCGATCACCGGGTGACCCGTGCGATCGGCCTGATGCACCAGAAGAATTTCGAGACCGTTTCCGTCGCCGATGTCGCCCGCCAGGTCGGCACGACGAAGCGCGAACTGACGCGCCTTTTCAATCGCTATCTGCGGATGCCGCCCGGAGAGTATTGGCGCTCGATCCGCCTCAACTCCGCGCGCTGGATGGTGATCAACACCGACCGCTCCATTGCCCAGATCGCCTACGAGTGCGGCTTCACCGACAGCTCGCACATGATCCGCTGGTTCAAGCAGCGCTTCGGCATGACCCCCAAGCGCATGCGCAGCATCCACAGCGACATCGGAATCCACTAG